From a region of the Bradyrhizobium diazoefficiens genome:
- a CDS encoding PQQ-dependent sugar dehydrogenase yields MKFHRSVFQSILAIAAVALLAGTSAGNAQQQDKNRALKKYESGNKEFWTHPPDDWFLGDETEAQKGLAPPSGPPTGASDAELADIVKKIKLPPGFKIEVYAPGVLAARQMAWGDKGTLFVGSFGLGNVYAIKDNNGKKEVKTVLKGLNMPTGLAFKDGALYVIAVDKLIRYDDAEANLDKLGDGKVVYDDMPSYAAHGWKYIAVDKQGWFYIPFGPPFNIGIPPTSVSQIRRVDPKTGNAEIWALGVRNSVGGDVDPRTGKYWFTENARDWISDDLPSDKLNMINRIGEHFGYPYCHQGNLPDDKFAMGHKCSEFTPPVLNLGAHVAPLGMKFYTGDQFPAEYKNNILIAEHGSWNRHKYQGARIVRVIVGPDGKNPKQEVFASGWLEGDQGYLGRPDDIILAKDGSILVADDWAGAIYRISYSKK; encoded by the coding sequence ATGAAATTCCATCGATCCGTCTTTCAATCCATTCTGGCAATTGCAGCGGTTGCCCTTCTCGCGGGGACCAGCGCCGGCAATGCGCAGCAGCAGGACAAGAACCGGGCGCTGAAGAAATACGAATCCGGCAACAAGGAGTTCTGGACCCATCCGCCGGATGACTGGTTCCTGGGCGACGAGACCGAGGCGCAGAAGGGCCTCGCACCGCCCTCGGGTCCGCCGACCGGCGCCTCCGACGCCGAGCTCGCCGATATCGTCAAGAAGATCAAGCTACCGCCGGGCTTCAAGATCGAGGTCTATGCCCCCGGCGTGCTGGCCGCGCGGCAGATGGCCTGGGGTGACAAGGGCACGCTGTTCGTCGGCTCATTCGGCCTCGGCAACGTCTATGCCATCAAGGACAACAACGGGAAGAAAGAGGTCAAGACCGTCCTCAAGGGCCTGAACATGCCCACCGGTCTCGCCTTCAAGGACGGCGCGCTCTACGTCATCGCCGTCGACAAGCTGATCCGCTACGACGACGCGGAGGCCAATCTCGACAAGCTCGGGGACGGCAAGGTCGTCTATGACGACATGCCATCCTATGCCGCGCACGGCTGGAAGTACATCGCGGTCGACAAGCAAGGCTGGTTCTACATTCCGTTCGGACCGCCCTTCAATATCGGCATCCCGCCGACCAGCGTCTCGCAGATCCGGCGCGTCGATCCCAAAACCGGCAACGCCGAAATCTGGGCGCTCGGTGTTCGCAACTCGGTCGGCGGCGACGTCGATCCGCGCACCGGCAAGTACTGGTTCACCGAAAATGCCCGCGACTGGATCAGCGACGATCTGCCCTCGGACAAGCTGAACATGATCAACAGGATCGGCGAGCATTTCGGCTATCCCTATTGCCACCAGGGTAATCTGCCGGACGACAAGTTCGCGATGGGCCACAAGTGCTCGGAGTTCACACCGCCCGTGCTGAATCTCGGCGCCCATGTCGCCCCACTCGGCATGAAGTTCTATACCGGGGACCAGTTTCCCGCCGAGTACAAGAACAACATCCTGATCGCCGAGCACGGCTCCTGGAATCGCCACAAGTACCAGGGCGCGCGCATCGTGCGCGTGATCGTCGGGCCCGACGGCAAGAACCCCAAGCAGGAGGTGTTCGCCTCCGGCTGGCTTGAGGGCGACCAGGGTTATCTCGGCCGTCCCGACGACATCATCCTCGCCAAGGACGGATCGATCCTGGTTGCCGACGACTGGGCCGGCGCGATCTACCGCATCAGCTACAGCAAGAAGTAG
- a CDS encoding NAD(P)-dependent oxidoreductase has product MTILVTGSAGHLGEAILRTLRGRGSPARGLDLKTSPFTDAVGSIVDAGFVRAQMADVSAVIHTATLHKPHVATHRKQDFLDTNVTGTLNLLEAAAAADVRSFVFTSTTSAFGSQLRPEAGQAAVWVTEDLLPVPKNIYGTTKLMAETLCELFFRERALPVVVLRTSRFFPEDDDDVAMRSAFALENAQANELLYRRLDIADAVSAHLLAVERAPRIGFARYIISATSPFEPRHLAALARDAAVVVRELYPDCAQLYAARGWSLFPEIDRVYVNERARRELGWRPEFDFAHVLSSLRDGRDFRSALAREVGAKGYHDTAFDDGPYPVVS; this is encoded by the coding sequence ATGACAATCCTGGTTACGGGCAGCGCAGGACACCTCGGCGAGGCCATTTTGCGGACGCTCCGCGGCCGCGGCTCACCCGCGCGCGGGCTCGACCTCAAAACATCGCCCTTCACCGACGCGGTCGGCTCGATCGTCGATGCCGGCTTCGTCCGGGCGCAGATGGCGGATGTCAGCGCGGTGATCCACACCGCGACGCTGCACAAGCCGCATGTGGCGACCCACCGCAAGCAGGATTTCCTCGACACCAACGTCACCGGCACGCTCAACCTGCTCGAGGCGGCCGCGGCGGCCGACGTGCGGAGCTTCGTCTTTACCAGCACCACCAGCGCGTTCGGCTCGCAGCTCCGGCCTGAGGCTGGACAGGCTGCAGTGTGGGTCACCGAGGACCTGTTGCCGGTCCCGAAGAACATCTACGGCACGACCAAGCTGATGGCGGAGACCCTGTGCGAGCTGTTCTTTCGCGAGCGCGCCCTGCCGGTTGTGGTCTTGCGAACCTCGCGCTTCTTTCCGGAAGATGACGATGATGTCGCGATGCGGTCGGCTTTCGCACTGGAGAACGCGCAGGCCAACGAGCTGCTCTATCGTCGGCTGGATATCGCAGACGCCGTGAGCGCCCACCTGCTCGCCGTCGAACGCGCCCCGAGGATCGGTTTCGCCCGCTACATCATCTCGGCCACCAGCCCGTTCGAGCCGCGCCATCTCGCCGCGCTTGCGCGCGATGCGGCTGTCGTCGTGCGCGAGCTCTATCCGGATTGCGCGCAGCTCTATGCGGCGCGTGGCTGGAGCCTCTTCCCCGAGATCGACCGCGTCTATGTCAACGAACGCGCACGCCGCGAGCTGGGCTGGCGGCCCGAATTCGACTTCGCGCATGTCCTGAGCAGCCTGCGCGATGGCCGCGATTTTCGCAGCGCGCTGGCGCGCGAGGTCGGCGCCAAGGGCTATCATGACACGGCGTTCGACGACGGGCCCTATCCGGTCGTCTCCTAA
- the panE gene encoding 2-dehydropantoate 2-reductase has protein sequence MRILVVGAGAIGGYFGGRLLQAGRDVTFLVRPRRADELASAGLVIKSPNGDVTSKNPPTVRADALKDKFDVVLLSCKAFDLDDAIKSFAAAVGPDTAIIPMLNGMKHLDILDQTFGADRVLGGLCAIAATLNEKREVVQLQPMQAINYGERDGKLSDRMKAIDEVFKSGITGAAASQNIMQDMWEKWVFLSSLAASTSLMRTSVGNILAAPGGRDFLLGILDETSAVATASGYPPGGPFFERVKGNLTSEGSPMTASMFRDIKAGLPVEADHVVGDLIARADAAKVPVPKLRIAYTHLKAYEKQRAE, from the coding sequence ATGCGTATCCTCGTGGTCGGCGCCGGCGCCATCGGCGGCTATTTTGGTGGCAGGCTGTTGCAGGCCGGCCGTGACGTTACCTTCCTGGTCCGGCCGCGCCGCGCCGACGAGCTCGCGAGCGCCGGCCTCGTCATCAAGAGCCCGAACGGTGATGTGACCTCGAAGAATCCGCCGACCGTTCGGGCCGACGCCCTCAAGGACAAGTTCGACGTCGTGCTCCTCAGTTGCAAGGCGTTCGACCTCGACGACGCCATCAAGTCGTTCGCCGCGGCGGTCGGGCCCGATACGGCGATCATCCCGATGCTCAACGGCATGAAGCATCTCGACATCCTCGACCAGACATTCGGGGCCGACCGCGTGCTCGGCGGGCTCTGCGCCATCGCCGCGACCTTGAACGAGAAGCGTGAGGTGGTGCAGCTCCAGCCGATGCAGGCGATCAATTACGGCGAGCGCGACGGCAAGCTTTCAGATCGCATGAAGGCGATCGACGAAGTCTTCAAGAGCGGCATCACGGGCGCCGCCGCCAGCCAGAACATCATGCAAGATATGTGGGAGAAGTGGGTGTTCCTCTCCTCGCTCGCAGCATCCACCAGCCTGATGCGTACCTCTGTCGGCAACATCCTCGCAGCTCCGGGTGGCCGGGATTTCCTGCTCGGCATATTGGATGAGACCAGCGCGGTCGCCACCGCATCGGGATATCCGCCAGGCGGGCCGTTCTTCGAGCGGGTGAAGGGCAACCTCACCAGCGAAGGCTCGCCGATGACGGCCTCGATGTTCCGCGACATCAAGGCGGGCCTGCCGGTCGAGGCCGATCACGTCGTCGGCGATCTCATCGCGCGTGCCGATGCGGCCAAGGTGCCGGTCCCGAAGCTGCGCATCGCCTACACGCATTTGAAGGCGTATGAGAAGCAGCGGGCGGAGTAA
- a CDS encoding c-type cytochrome gives MRRKFSSYATGALSLALLAFIPARAADNSAIKEKASVCSGCHGENGISQTENIPSLAGQPDQFIQWQLVFFRAGSRKNDQMKPIADEITNEDIRNFGAYFSQLTPPKGPEDGDPDLSKKGAQVAAGRRCASCHTDSFAGTKAVARLAGQREEYLVKALHDYKAGQRVGGGVAAMADVAYHMSDEEITAVSHYLAHLK, from the coding sequence ATGCGCCGTAAGTTTTCCTCGTACGCAACCGGCGCGCTTTCACTCGCGTTGCTCGCCTTCATTCCGGCCCGGGCCGCCGATAACTCCGCGATCAAGGAGAAAGCCTCCGTCTGCTCCGGCTGTCACGGCGAGAACGGTATTTCGCAAACCGAGAACATCCCCTCGCTGGCCGGGCAGCCCGATCAATTTATCCAGTGGCAGCTGGTGTTCTTCCGCGCTGGCTCGCGCAAGAACGACCAGATGAAGCCGATCGCAGATGAGATCACCAACGAGGACATCCGCAATTTCGGCGCCTATTTCTCGCAATTGACGCCGCCGAAGGGACCGGAAGACGGAGATCCGGACCTGTCGAAAAAGGGTGCGCAAGTTGCCGCCGGGCGCCGCTGCGCCTCATGCCATACGGATAGCTTTGCCGGCACCAAGGCGGTCGCGCGACTGGCCGGCCAGCGCGAGGAATATCTGGTCAAGGCGCTGCACGACTACAAGGCGGGCCAGCGCGTCGGCGGCGGCGTCGCCGCGATGGCCGATGTCGCCTATCACATGAGCGACGAGGAAATCACGGCCGTCTCGCATTATCTCGCGCATTTGAAATAG
- the trxA gene encoding thioredoxin, producing MTIIDQGNGAAGLAAADLIKDTTTQTFVKDVIEESKRQPVLIDFWAEWCGPCKQLTPVLEKAVKAAKGKVKLVKMNIDQHPAIPGQMGIQSIPAVIAFVNGQPADGFMGAVPESQLNAFIEKLTKGVTAPGEPNIAEILQEAEAVLAEGDAAAAAQIYAEVLQHDSTNIAALAGLAKCYVVSGAMEQAKQTLAMVPESKRNDAAVKAVQAAIDLAEQAQSLGPVAELEQKVAANPLDHQARFDLATALNAQGDRAAATAQLLEIVKRDRKWNDDGARKQLVQFFEAWGGTDDATIEGRKRLSTILFS from the coding sequence GTGACGATCATCGACCAGGGTAACGGAGCGGCGGGCCTGGCGGCGGCCGATCTGATCAAGGACACCACCACTCAGACCTTCGTGAAGGACGTCATCGAGGAATCGAAGCGCCAGCCGGTGCTGATCGATTTCTGGGCGGAGTGGTGCGGCCCGTGCAAGCAACTTACCCCCGTCCTGGAAAAGGCGGTCAAGGCGGCCAAGGGCAAGGTCAAGCTGGTCAAGATGAACATCGACCAGCACCCGGCGATCCCGGGCCAGATGGGCATCCAGTCGATCCCGGCCGTGATCGCCTTCGTCAACGGCCAGCCGGCCGACGGCTTCATGGGCGCGGTGCCCGAGAGCCAGCTCAACGCCTTCATCGAAAAGCTGACCAAGGGCGTGACCGCTCCGGGTGAGCCGAATATCGCTGAAATCCTGCAGGAGGCCGAGGCCGTGCTGGCCGAGGGTGACGCGGCAGCCGCCGCGCAGATTTATGCGGAGGTGCTTCAGCACGATTCGACCAACATCGCCGCGCTTGCCGGGCTCGCAAAATGCTATGTCGTCTCCGGCGCGATGGAGCAGGCCAAGCAGACGCTGGCCATGGTGCCGGAATCCAAGCGCAACGACGCCGCGGTCAAGGCCGTGCAGGCCGCGATCGATCTCGCCGAGCAGGCCCAATCGCTCGGACCGGTCGCGGAGCTGGAACAGAAAGTCGCCGCAAACCCGCTCGATCATCAGGCCCGATTCGATCTGGCGACCGCGCTCAACGCGCAAGGCGACCGCGCCGCGGCCACCGCGCAGCTGCTCGAGATCGTCAAGCGCGACCGCAAATGGAACGACGACGGTGCCCGCAAGCAGCTGGTGCAGTTCTTCGAGGCCTGGGGCGGCACGGATGATGCAACGATCGAGGGACGCAAGCGTTTGTCGACGATCTTGTTTTCGTAA
- a CDS encoding 2-hydroxychromene-2-carboxylate isomerase: MTRPAPQFLFDFGSPNAYLSHLAIPAIEQRIGVKFEYVPILLGGIFKSTNNKSPAETLAGVKNKREFQAVETERFIRRFKVQPYVMNPFFPVNTLNLMRAAIAAELEGVFEAYVEAAFHHMWREPKKMDDPEIAAKALASSGLDAQKLFARAQEPEVKGRLIKNTEEAVARGAFGSPTFFVGNEMFFGKEQLREVEEMVSGK, encoded by the coding sequence TTGACCCGCCCGGCCCCGCAGTTCCTGTTCGATTTCGGCAGCCCCAACGCCTATCTCAGCCATCTGGCGATTCCGGCGATCGAGCAGCGCATCGGCGTCAAGTTCGAATACGTCCCGATCCTGCTCGGCGGCATCTTCAAATCGACCAACAACAAGTCGCCGGCCGAGACGCTCGCCGGCGTCAAGAACAAGCGCGAATTCCAGGCGGTCGAGACCGAGCGCTTCATCAGGCGCTTCAAGGTCCAGCCTTACGTCATGAATCCCTTTTTCCCCGTCAACACGCTGAACCTGATGCGGGCCGCGATCGCAGCTGAGCTCGAGGGCGTGTTCGAGGCTTATGTCGAGGCCGCCTTCCACCACATGTGGCGCGAGCCGAAGAAGATGGACGATCCCGAAATCGCGGCGAAGGCCCTGGCGTCCTCCGGGCTCGATGCCCAGAAGCTGTTCGCCCGCGCCCAGGAGCCCGAAGTGAAGGGCAGGCTGATCAAGAACACCGAGGAGGCTGTGGCCCGCGGCGCGTTCGGCTCGCCGACCTTCTTCGTCGGCAACGAGATGTTTTTCGGCAAGGAGCAGCTCCGCGAGGTCGAGGAGATGGTGTCGGGAAAGTGA